AGAAGTTGCACATGAGCTGGGTGATGAGCGCGCGGCGGCGCCGGTCATCCTCGGTGAGCTGGATGCCACGCTCGGTGGCGAAGCGGCCCTCGCGGACGCGCTCGTAGTAGTACGGCAGGGCGCGGACGTTCTGCGCATAGGCCCCGCCCACGTCGCTGATGCCGGTGGCCCCCAGGGCCACCACGTCCGAGGCCGCCTTCACCGTGTAGCCCTGGAAGTTGCGCCCCAGCGCGCGCCGCTCCTGGGCGCGGGCCAGCTCGTCCTCGGGGACGGCGAAGTGGTCCATGCCGATGGGCCGGTAGCCCGCCTCCACGAAGGCGGCCCACGCCGAGCGGAACAGCCCCAGCTTGGTGCGCGCGTCCGGCAGGGCCTCGGCCGGCATGCGCCGCTGGTGCTTGAGCACGTCCGGGATGAAGGCGAAGGAGTAGACGGCGAGCCGGTCCGGCCGCAGCTCCAGCACCTGCCGCAGCGTGCGCTCCCAGCCCTCCGGGTTCTGGTACGGCAGCCCATAGATGAGATCGAAGTTCACCCCGGAGAAGCCCAGGCCCCGCGCGTGCTCCAGCAGGGCGCGCGTCTGCTCGAAGGGCTGGTGGCGGTTGGTCACCTCCTGCACCTTCGGGTCGAAGTCCTGCAACCCCATGGAGACGCGGTTGAAGCCGAGCTCCCTCAGCAGGGAGAGCTGCTCCGGCGTGGTGACGGCCGGGTGCACCTCGACGGCCACCTCCGCGTCCGGCAGCGGAGAGAGGTGCCGGGTGATGCCACTCCACAGGCGCTCGAGCTGCTTCTCGGACAGGAAGGTGGGCGTGCCACCCCCCCAGTGCACCTGCGACAGCTTGCGCCGGTGACCCAGCCGCTCCACGACCTGGGACAGCTCCTGGAGGACATGGTCGATATAGGTGTCCGCCGCGCTCCGGTCCTGCGAGATGACCACGTTGCACCCGCAGTACCAGCAGAGGCTGCGGCAGAACGGCAGGTGCACGTACAGGGAGAGCGGCTCATCGGCTCCAGCAGTGCCGGCCACATCGAGCCGCTCGGCGTAGTGCTCGGTGCCGAAGTCCTGCTTCCACTCGGGGGCGGTGGGATAGCTGGTGTAGCGGGGGCCGGCGACGTCGTAGCGCCGCATCAGCTCTTCGGAAGGCGTGGGGATTTCCAGGGACGAGCGCATCGGTGCCCCTTGCCATTCCAAGCACCGTGCCAGCGTCGAGCCCTCGGAAACCCCAGTCCCGACAGCGTTTCCGGGCGCAAGGGCTGCGTCCGGACGCAATGGTTGCGCTTCAGGAACCCATCGGCCCCGCTACCGCACTGGAGAGGGAGGCCCGAGGAAGCGGGCCTCCAGGCGCTTCACCTGCCCGGACGCCTGGTCGGAGACCTCGATGTGGAAGGTGAAGGGGAGACGCTGGCTCCGCTCCACGGTGACGAAGAGCGGCACGCGCTGGCCCTCCAGCGAGCCGAGCTTCACCTGGGGCAGAGGCAGCACCACCGAGGCGGGGACCGGGCTGTCCACCCGCACCGTGAAGGTGGACTCGGTGGGATTCTTGTTCACCAGGTGCAGCTCGAGCTGGTTGCGCACCGTGGTGCCCTCCAGGAGGTAGGGCATGCCGGGGAAGCGCAGCAGGTTGGCCTCGAAGGGCGTACGGCCCACCAGGCTCACCGTGAGCGCGATGGCGGAGATCGCCAGGAGCCCGCCATACATGAACAGGCGCGCTCGGAGGACCTTTCGGGGCTGGCCCGCCAGGCCATTGAGCGAGTCGTAGCGGATGAGGCCCTTGGGACGCCGCAGCTTCTCCATCACCTCGTCACAGGCATCCACGCACTGCGTGCAGGCGATGCAGTCCATCTGCAACCCGTTGCGGATGTCGATGCCGGTGGGACAGGCGGTGACGCACTTGCGGCAGTCCACGCAGTCGCCCTGCCGAGGGGCCTCGGGAACCACCAGCCTCGCCTTCATCAGCCGGCCCCGGGGCTCGCCGCGGGTGGCGTCGTAGCCGATGATGAGCGAGTCCCTGTCCTGCATGGCTGACTGCAGGCGCCCGTAGGGGCAGACCACCACGCACAGCTGCTCGCGGAACCAGGCGAAGTTGAAGTACAGCGCGCCCGTGACGGCCATGGCCCAGGTGAAGGGCACGCCGTGCCCACCGGGGCCCTCCCTCACCATGGTCTCCAGGTCCTTGACGGAGATGAAGAGCGCCAGCGCCACGTGCGCCAGCAGCCACGACACGCCCAGGAAGGCGCCATGCTTCGCCACCGCGCGCAGCACCCGCTCCGGTGTCCACGGCCCGGCGGCCATCTTCAGCCGGCGCTCGCGGGGGCCGTCGATCCACCGTTCGAGCCGCCGGTACACGCCCTCGAGGAACACCGTCTGGGGGCAGGCCCAGCCGCACCACACACGCCCCAGCCACGCGGTGGCGAAGAGCAGGGAGAAGCCCGCGGTGGTGAGCAGGAAGAGGACGAGCCAGAAGTCCTGCGCGTTGAAGGTGCTCCCGAAGAGGTAGAAGCGGCGCGCGGCCACGTCCAGGTGGACGGCGGGGTGGCCCCCCACCCGGAGGAAGGGCAGCACGGCATAGAAGGCGATCAGCACCGCGTAGACGATGCGCCGCCGGGTGACGAAGCGGCCACGCACATCCGAGGGATGGATGGCCACGCGCGAGCCATCCGGCCGGATGGAGGAGAGGTGCCCGGTGTCCGGCCCTGAAGCTCGAGGCTGCATGGCTCTTCCCTCCCTTACTGCTCTGGCTCGCCCTGGGGCGCCTTGCCAGCCACGTTCGTGTTCTTGAGCGTCAGCACGTACGCGACGATGGAGCGCACGCGCTCGGCGCCCAGCGTGCGTTCCCAGGCGGGCATGCCCTTGGCCACCACGCCCTCGGACACCGTCTTGTGGATGGCCATCGGCTTGCCGCCATGCAGCCAGAAGTTGTCCGTGAGGTTGGGACCGATGAGTCCCTCGCCCTTCTGGCCGTGGCAGGAGGCGCACTGCTGCTGGAACTGCGCCTTGCCCAGCTCCACCGACTGGGAGTCCTGCATCAGCGCGAGCAGCGTGTCGTCGGACACGGGCTTGTTGGAAGCCGCGAGGCGCGCGGCCTCGGCGGCCTCGGCCTTGTACACCTCCAGCGAGCCCGGGCCCATGCCCGTCACGTGGTAGTAGTACCAGTAGCCGAAGCCGAAGATGAGGGTGGCCCAGAGGATGAACAGCCACCACCGGGGCAGGTGGTTGTCCATCTCCTCGATGCCGTCGTAGACGTGGAGAACGCCCGACTTGTCACTCGCGCTCATGGTGGGTCCTCGCGCCGCGGGGGTCGGAAGTCACCGCGCCCGGCTCGGCCAGCGGCAGCCGGGCCAGCGCGTCGTAGTCCTGGCCCCGCCGCCCGAGGAACACCCAGGCGGCCACGCCAAGGAACACAGCGAAGAAGAGAAGCAGGGTGAAGAGCGGGAGATGGACGAGGTCCATCCCCTCGTAGAATTGTTTCCACATCAGGGAGTCCCTCCGGCCGAGGCCGTCTCGAGGCCGCCCGGAACGGGCGCGATGTCCTGGGGCCCGCGCCCGAGCCGCTGCAGGTAGGAGATGAGGGCCACCATCTCCGAATCCCACGCCACCTGGACGCCCTGGCTGGCCAGGTCTGCGGTGATGGCCTCGGCCTGGGCCTTCTGGCGGGCCTCGGCCGCGTCGACGTCCGCGTTGGTATAGGGCACGCCGAGCTTCTGCATCAGCGCCAGCTTCTTGGGTGCCAGCTTCACCTCCAGCTTGTTCTCCGCGAGCCACTGATACGGAGGCATGTTGGAGCCGGGGCTGGTGGCGCGCGGATCCATCAGGTGCGTGTAGTGCCAGAGATTGGGATACTTGCCACCCTCGCGGTGCAGGTCAGGACCCGTGCGCTTGCTGCCCCACTGGAACGGGTGGTCGTAGATGAACTCCTCGGCGCGCGACACGTCGCCGTAGCGCTGCGACTCGGCGAGGAACGGGCGGATCATCTGCGAATGGCAGACGTAGCAGCCCTCGCGGACGTACAGATCTCGTCCCTGGAGTTCCAGCGGGGAGTACGGCTGCTGGGCCTCGCCGTGCGCCGGCACCGCCTGCTTGATGAGGATGGTGGGCAGCAGCTCCGCCACGCCGCCGATGAGGATGGCGAGCAGCGTGAACACGGTGAAGGCCAGCGGACGGCCCTCGATGAGGGCGAACCAGGAGGGCCCGCCCGTCTCACGGTTGCGCCGGGCGACGATCCACGCGAACTCGCCCAGGGCCACCATGGCGCCCATGATGGCGATGGCACGCACGGGACCCGACCAGCCCAGGAAGATGCTGAGGCCGATGATGGCCAGCGCGAACAGGAGCGGCCAACCGGTGACCACGGCCACCCAGGCCGGCTTGCCGGGCACCACGGGCACGGGGGCCAGCTCCTCCAACACCACGGTGGTCTCGCCATCCACCGCTTGGCCGGAGCGGGCCGTCTTCCAGAGGTTCCACACCATCAGGATGAAGCCAGCCAGGTAGAGCGAGCCGCCCAGGAAGCGGACGATGTACATGGGCCGGATGGCGATGAGCGTCTCCACGAAGCTCGGGTAGAGCAGCGTGCCGTCCGGGTTGGTGGCGCGCCACATGAGGCCCTGGTTGATGCCCGAGGCCCACATCGCGACCATGTAGAGCAGGATGCCCACCGTGCTCGTCCAGAAGTGCAGATCGGCCGCCTTCACCGAGTGCAGCTTCGTGCCGTACAGCCGGGGCACCAGCCAGTAGAACATGCCGGCCGCCATGAGGCCGTTCCAGCCCAGGGCGCCACCGTGCACGTGGCCGATGATCCAATCCGTGTAGTGGCCCAGCGCGCTCACCGACTTGATGGAGAGCAGCGGCCCCTCGAAAGTGGCCATGCCATAGAAGGTGAGGCCCGCGATGAGGAACTTGATGACGGGATCCTCACGCAGCTTGTGCCAGGCGCCGCGCACGGTGAGCAGCCCGTTGAGCATGCCGCCCCAGGAGGGGGCCCACAGCGCCACGCTGAACACCATGCCCAGCGACTGCGCCCAGTCCGGCAGCGCGGTGTAGAGCAGGTGGTGCGGGCCTGCCCAGATGTACATGAACACCAGGGCCCAGAAGTGGATGATGGACAGCCGGTACGAGTAGACCGGGCGCTCGGCCGCCTTGGGCAGGAAGTAATACATGATGCCCAGGATGGGCGTGGTCAGGAAGAAGGCGACCGCGTTGTGGCCGTACCACCACTGCACCAGGGCGTCCTGCACGCCGGCGAAGACGGAGTAGCTCTTCAGAGGGCTGAGCGGCAACGCCAGGCTGTTGACGATGTGCAGCACCGCCACGGTGATGATGGTGGCGATGTAGAACCAGATGGCGACGTAGAGGTTCTTCTCGTTGCGCTTCGCCAGCGTCCAGAAGAAGTTGATGGCGAACACCACCCAGACCAGCGTGATGGCGATGTCGATGGGCCACTCGAGCTCGGCGTATTCCTTCGAGGTGGAGATGCCGAGCGGCAGCGTGACGGCCGCCGCGACGATGATGGCCTGCCATCCCCAGAAATGGATTTTCGAGAGGAGATCCGACGCCATCCGCGTCTTCAACAGACGCTGGGTGGAATAGTAGACGCCGGCGAACATCATGTTGCCCACGAACGCGAAGATGACCGCGTTGGTGTGCAGCGGGCGCAGGCGGGAGAAGGTCAGGTACGGGACGCCGAAGTTGAGCTGCCACCAGGCGAGCTGGGCGGCGACGATGCAGCCCACCAGCATGCCCACCACGCCGAAGAGCAGCGAGGCGGCGATGAATCGCCGGGTGGTGGTGTCGTCATAGACGATGCGTTGCTGTTGCACGAAAGCACCTCGGGGAAATTCACTGCCGCGGGTTGGCTTCGGAGGACACGGCCGGCGGGGGGCGGGCGGTGTCGTCCTCGAGCGGAATGAGGGACAGGCGGTCGGCGTGCTCGGAGTCGCGGTGCCGCACGCTGAAGGCGTAGAGCAGCACCGAGCCCGCCACGAGCATGAGGCTGACGAAGACCTGGAGGACGATGACGTTCATGCGGGCACCTCCTTCAAGGCACTCGGTGTCTCCCCGGCCGCATGCGAACGGCGGGCCGAGAGGCTCGCGAGGGTGAAGAGGATGAGGGACAGGGAGCTGAGCGGCATGACCACGGCCGCGCGCAGCGGCGTCATCAGCCCGGCGAGGCACACCGACACCGTCACCACGTTGTAGGCGAGCGAGATGCCGATGACCCGCCGCACCACCTGGCGCAGGCGGCGCGAGAGCACCAGCGCCTCGCGGATGGCCGAGAGGCCCTCGCCCATGAGGAAGAAGTCGGACTTGCCCGGCAGCACCGGCCGGTCGATGGCGGGCGTGCCAGCGCAGAAGGCGCGCTCGAAGGCGAGGCTGTCGTTGACTCCGTCCCCCAGGTAGAGCGTGTCCGCCTGGTCGATGCGCGCCACCGCCTCCGCCTTGTCCTCGGGCCGCTGGCCACCGAGCGCGTGCTCCACCGGCACGTCCAGCGCCTCGGCCATGGCGCGCACCCGCGCGGGCGCGTCGCCGGAGATGAGCCACACCTCGTGGCTGGCCTCGCGCAGCGTCTGGATCTCCCGGCGCGCGTCGGCGCGCACGGACTCCCGGAGAGCGAAGGAGGCCAGGGGCTGGCCATCCCGAGCGAGGACGGTTCCCTCCAGCCCCGTGGCACCGGGCGCCGCCCAAGCCGGGGCACCCAGTCGCCACGTACCGTCCGCCCGGAGCAGCTCCAGGCCCTGCCCGGGGTGCTCCGTCACCTGAGCGCCGGTGGAGAAGCGCGCGCCG
This is a stretch of genomic DNA from Archangium violaceum. It encodes these proteins:
- the ccoG gene encoding cytochrome c oxidase accessory protein CcoG, producing the protein MQPRASGPDTGHLSSIRPDGSRVAIHPSDVRGRFVTRRRIVYAVLIAFYAVLPFLRVGGHPAVHLDVAARRFYLFGSTFNAQDFWLVLFLLTTAGFSLLFATAWLGRVWCGWACPQTVFLEGVYRRLERWIDGPRERRLKMAAGPWTPERVLRAVAKHGAFLGVSWLLAHVALALFISVKDLETMVREGPGGHGVPFTWAMAVTGALYFNFAWFREQLCVVVCPYGRLQSAMQDRDSLIIGYDATRGEPRGRLMKARLVVPEAPRQGDCVDCRKCVTACPTGIDIRNGLQMDCIACTQCVDACDEVMEKLRRPKGLIRYDSLNGLAGQPRKVLRARLFMYGGLLAISAIALTVSLVGRTPFEANLLRFPGMPYLLEGTTVRNQLELHLVNKNPTESTFTVRVDSPVPASVVLPLPQVKLGSLEGQRVPLFVTVERSQRLPFTFHIEVSDQASGQVKRLEARFLGPPSPVR
- a CDS encoding cbb3-type cytochrome c oxidase N-terminal domain-containing protein translates to MSASDKSGVLHVYDGIEEMDNHLPRWWLFILWATLIFGFGYWYYYHVTGMGPGSLEVYKAEAAEAARLAASNKPVSDDTLLALMQDSQSVELGKAQFQQQCASCHGQKGEGLIGPNLTDNFWLHGGKPMAIHKTVSEGVVAKGMPAWERTLGAERVRSIVAYVLTLKNTNVAGKAPQGEPEQ
- a CDS encoding CcoQ/FixQ family Cbb3-type cytochrome c oxidase assembly chaperone gives rise to the protein MWKQFYEGMDLVHLPLFTLLLFFAVFLGVAAWVFLGRRGQDYDALARLPLAEPGAVTSDPRGARTHHERE
- the hemN gene encoding oxygen-independent coproporphyrinogen III oxidase, with the translated sequence MRSSLEIPTPSEELMRRYDVAGPRYTSYPTAPEWKQDFGTEHYAERLDVAGTAGADEPLSLYVHLPFCRSLCWYCGCNVVISQDRSAADTYIDHVLQELSQVVERLGHRRKLSQVHWGGGTPTFLSEKQLERLWSGITRHLSPLPDAEVAVEVHPAVTTPEQLSLLRELGFNRVSMGLQDFDPKVQEVTNRHQPFEQTRALLEHARGLGFSGVNFDLIYGLPYQNPEGWERTLRQVLELRPDRLAVYSFAFIPDVLKHQRRMPAEALPDARTKLGLFRSAWAAFVEAGYRPIGMDHFAVPEDELARAQERRALGRNFQGYTVKAASDVVALGATGISDVGGAYAQNVRALPYYYERVREGRFATERGIQLTEDDRRRRALITQLMCNFWVDLGEDGTRDFALELERLKPLEDDGLVRREGSQLEVTPLGRLFVRNVAMVFDAYLRRAERPRFSRTV
- the ccoN gene encoding cytochrome-c oxidase, cbb3-type subunit I — translated: MQQQRIVYDDTTTRRFIAASLLFGVVGMLVGCIVAAQLAWWQLNFGVPYLTFSRLRPLHTNAVIFAFVGNMMFAGVYYSTQRLLKTRMASDLLSKIHFWGWQAIIVAAAVTLPLGISTSKEYAELEWPIDIAITLVWVVFAINFFWTLAKRNEKNLYVAIWFYIATIITVAVLHIVNSLALPLSPLKSYSVFAGVQDALVQWWYGHNAVAFFLTTPILGIMYYFLPKAAERPVYSYRLSIIHFWALVFMYIWAGPHHLLYTALPDWAQSLGMVFSVALWAPSWGGMLNGLLTVRGAWHKLREDPVIKFLIAGLTFYGMATFEGPLLSIKSVSALGHYTDWIIGHVHGGALGWNGLMAAGMFYWLVPRLYGTKLHSVKAADLHFWTSTVGILLYMVAMWASGINQGLMWRATNPDGTLLYPSFVETLIAIRPMYIVRFLGGSLYLAGFILMVWNLWKTARSGQAVDGETTVVLEELAPVPVVPGKPAWVAVVTGWPLLFALAIIGLSIFLGWSGPVRAIAIMGAMVALGEFAWIVARRNRETGGPSWFALIEGRPLAFTVFTLLAILIGGVAELLPTILIKQAVPAHGEAQQPYSPLELQGRDLYVREGCYVCHSQMIRPFLAESQRYGDVSRAEEFIYDHPFQWGSKRTGPDLHREGGKYPNLWHYTHLMDPRATSPGSNMPPYQWLAENKLEVKLAPKKLALMQKLGVPYTNADVDAAEARQKAQAEAITADLASQGVQVAWDSEMVALISYLQRLGRGPQDIAPVPGGLETASAGGTP
- a CDS encoding cytochrome oxidase, producing the protein MNVIVLQVFVSLMLVAGSVLLYAFSVRHRDSEHADRLSLIPLEDDTARPPPAVSSEANPRQ